A single window of Streptomyces cathayae DNA harbors:
- a CDS encoding GlxA family transcriptional regulator yields the protein MPAPRLHRVAVLVLEGAKPLDVGIPAQVFTTRASMPYEVRVCGATPGLVTGGDGLAYHVAHGLDALAWADIVFVPGYRFPDRDDPPQAVVDALRTAHDRGARLAAISTGAFALAATGLLDGRRATTHWHYTRALTAKHPLVRVDENVLFVDEGSVLTSAGAASGIDLCLHILRGDLGVAASNHAARRLVAAPYRSGGQAQYVPRSVPEPLGERFAVTREWALHRLGEPLTLDILARQAGVSPRTFSRRFVEETGYTPMQWVMRARIDLARELLERSQRSVEQIAADAGLGTGANLRLHFQRILGTTPSEYRRTFTLGE from the coding sequence GTGCCAGCCCCCCGCCTGCATCGCGTCGCCGTCCTCGTGCTCGAGGGCGCGAAGCCGCTCGATGTCGGAATTCCCGCGCAGGTCTTCACGACCCGCGCGAGCATGCCGTACGAGGTGCGGGTGTGCGGGGCGACACCCGGTCTGGTGACCGGCGGCGACGGCCTCGCGTACCACGTCGCCCACGGCCTCGACGCCCTTGCGTGGGCCGACATCGTTTTCGTCCCCGGCTACCGGTTCCCGGACCGCGACGACCCGCCGCAGGCCGTCGTCGACGCCCTGCGCACCGCCCACGACCGGGGCGCGCGGCTCGCGGCCATCTCGACGGGCGCCTTCGCGCTCGCCGCCACGGGCCTGCTCGACGGCAGGCGCGCCACGACGCACTGGCACTACACGCGGGCGCTGACGGCGAAGCATCCGCTCGTCCGGGTCGACGAGAACGTGCTGTTCGTCGACGAGGGGAGCGTGCTCACCTCGGCCGGCGCCGCCTCCGGCATCGACCTGTGCCTGCACATCCTGCGCGGCGACCTCGGAGTGGCCGCGTCCAACCACGCGGCCCGCCGCCTGGTCGCGGCCCCCTACCGCAGCGGCGGCCAGGCCCAGTACGTGCCGCGCAGCGTCCCCGAGCCGCTCGGCGAGCGGTTCGCCGTCACCCGCGAGTGGGCGCTGCACCGGCTCGGCGAGCCCCTCACCCTCGACATACTGGCGCGGCAGGCGGGAGTCTCGCCGCGCACGTTCTCCCGGCGCTTCGTCGAGGAGACCGGCTACACGCCGATGCAGTGGGTGATGCGCGCCCGCATCGACCTGGCCCGCGAACTGCTCGAGCGCTCGCAGCGCAGCGTCGAACAGATCGCCGCCGACGCCGGGCTCGGCACCGGCGCGAATCTGCGCCTGCACTTCCAGCGCATCCTCGGCACCACCCCGAGCGAGTACCGGCGCACCTTCACTCTGGGCGAGTGA
- a CDS encoding TetR/AcrR family transcriptional regulator, with amino-acid sequence MQEGRPMTPAGRRIVAAAEELFYNRGITAVGVDLIAEHSGVTKRTLYNQFGSKDRLVATYLAERDQRWRSLVRAAVDACGSPVEAVTAPFDALRTWSGTNTRGCAFINALAELPDPSHPAHRIAAAQKRWLLNLFEELATAAGCSGPATLATRLLVLHEGAVATQPLSLDTLPHSTDLARSLVKASAPPPLVL; translated from the coding sequence ATGCAGGAAGGGCGGCCCATGACGCCGGCCGGACGCCGCATCGTGGCGGCCGCCGAGGAACTGTTCTACAACCGCGGGATCACAGCGGTCGGCGTGGACCTGATCGCCGAGCACTCAGGCGTCACCAAGCGGACCCTGTACAACCAGTTCGGGTCGAAGGACCGCCTCGTGGCGACCTACCTCGCGGAACGCGACCAGCGTTGGCGGTCACTCGTCCGCGCCGCTGTCGACGCCTGCGGCAGCCCCGTCGAGGCCGTCACCGCACCCTTCGACGCACTGCGGACCTGGAGCGGAACCAACACCCGTGGATGTGCGTTCATCAACGCACTGGCCGAACTCCCCGACCCCTCGCACCCCGCGCACCGCATCGCCGCGGCCCAGAAACGCTGGTTGCTGAACCTGTTCGAGGAACTCGCCACCGCGGCAGGCTGCTCGGGCCCGGCCACCCTCGCCACCCGGCTCCTCGTGCTGCACGAGGGTGCCGTCGCCACGCAGCCCCTCTCGCTCGACACTCTTCCGCACAGCACTGACCTGGCACGATCCCTGGTCAAAGCCAGCGCGCCCCCGCCGCTGGTGCTATGA
- a CDS encoding DUF397 domain-containing protein, giving the protein MRSIDPGAVTWRKSSYSNPDGGACLEVSDDWLSVVPVRDSKTPGGPVLVLASGGWASFVTAVKNRELGV; this is encoded by the coding sequence GTGCGATCCATAGACCCGGGCGCCGTGACGTGGCGCAAGAGCAGCTACAGCAATCCAGACGGCGGCGCCTGTCTGGAGGTCTCCGACGACTGGCTGTCCGTCGTTCCCGTGCGCGACAGTAAGACGCCGGGAGGCCCAGTACTCGTCCTGGCGTCGGGGGGTTGGGCCTCCTTCGTCACTGCTGTGAAAAACCGTGAGCTGGGCGTCTGA
- a CDS encoding helix-turn-helix domain-containing protein, translated as MPQRRIVTGRSQEPRQRFAEELRQLRTARGDSLRQLGERMGWDWSLFGKMEKGDTLGGPEVVQALDQYYGTPGLLLALWELAAGDHTQFRERYRRYMALEAEAVSLWHFAVSVLPGLLQTPGYAREVLAAGGSRGVELEQQIKARIGRQELLESESSPPFRTILAEAVLRTPLQDEGEWRTQLAYLAEVAERENVTIQVLPQRAGVHGLVATDVWFLRLTDGRPVAYTENAHGGELIEENARIERLQRAYDVVRDKAMSPAESRKFILRMLEESPCDP; from the coding sequence TTGCCGCAGCGCCGCATCGTCACAGGCCGCAGTCAGGAACCGCGTCAGCGATTCGCCGAGGAGTTACGGCAGTTGAGGACGGCAAGGGGCGACAGCCTGCGACAGCTCGGGGAACGGATGGGCTGGGACTGGTCCCTGTTCGGGAAGATGGAGAAGGGCGACACCCTGGGCGGCCCCGAGGTCGTCCAGGCATTGGACCAGTACTACGGGACGCCGGGACTCCTGCTCGCCCTCTGGGAACTGGCCGCCGGCGACCACACCCAGTTCCGTGAGCGGTATCGCCGGTACATGGCGCTGGAGGCCGAGGCGGTGAGCCTGTGGCACTTCGCGGTGAGCGTGCTGCCGGGGCTGTTGCAGACGCCGGGCTACGCGCGGGAGGTGCTGGCGGCGGGCGGAAGCCGAGGGGTAGAACTGGAGCAACAGATCAAGGCCCGGATCGGGCGGCAGGAGCTGCTGGAAAGCGAATCATCACCACCGTTTCGCACAATCCTGGCCGAGGCGGTCCTGCGTACACCATTGCAGGACGAGGGTGAGTGGCGGACCCAACTCGCCTACCTGGCTGAGGTGGCCGAGCGGGAGAACGTGACGATTCAGGTGCTGCCGCAGAGGGCAGGGGTGCATGGGCTGGTCGCCACGGACGTGTGGTTCCTGCGTCTCACGGACGGTCGCCCCGTGGCCTACACGGAGAATGCGCACGGGGGTGAACTCATCGAGGAAAACGCTCGGATCGAGCGCCTGCAGCGTGCCTACGATGTGGTGCGCGACAAGGCCATGTCCCCTGCTGAGTCGCGGAAATTCATCCTGCGCATGTTGGAGGAGTCGCCGTGCGATCCATAG
- a CDS encoding ABC transporter ATP-binding protein, with translation MLELRSITAGYDRRTPAVQNASLTLAPGEAVGLLGPSGCGKSTLAKVAALLHRPDAGTLTLDGTPVRHWRHRAPRALRTAFGVVFQQPRLSADPRLTLADLIAEPLRATGRRAEAPDRVAELASTVGLTPDLLTRRPHEVSDGQLQRACLARALVLRPRWLICDEMTAMLDASTTAALVAVVEAYRTETGAALLAVGHDRTLLDRWCDRTVHWDTVAAPGAPTAKASQQNFPASPGG, from the coding sequence GTGCTTGAACTCCGCTCCATCACCGCCGGCTACGACCGCCGGACCCCCGCCGTCCAGAACGCCTCCCTCACCCTCGCCCCCGGTGAGGCCGTCGGCCTGCTCGGCCCCAGCGGCTGCGGCAAATCCACCCTCGCCAAGGTCGCCGCCCTCCTCCACCGCCCCGACGCCGGAACCCTCACCCTCGACGGCACCCCCGTACGCCACTGGCGCCACCGCGCCCCCCGCGCGCTGCGCACCGCCTTCGGCGTCGTCTTCCAGCAGCCCCGCCTCTCCGCCGACCCCCGCCTGACCCTCGCCGACCTGATCGCCGAACCCCTGCGCGCCACGGGCCGCCGCGCCGAGGCCCCCGACCGGGTCGCCGAACTGGCCTCCACCGTCGGCCTCACCCCCGACCTCCTCACCCGCCGCCCCCACGAGGTCAGCGACGGCCAACTCCAACGCGCCTGCCTCGCCCGCGCACTGGTGCTCCGCCCCCGCTGGCTGATCTGCGACGAGATGACCGCCATGCTCGACGCGTCGACCACGGCCGCCCTGGTGGCGGTGGTCGAGGCCTACCGCACCGAAACCGGCGCCGCCCTCCTCGCCGTGGGCCACGACCGCACCCTCCTCGACCGCTGGTGCGACCGCACGGTCCACTGGGACACGGTGGCGGCGCCCGGCGCACCGACGGCCAAGGCGAGTCAGCAGAACTTCCCTGCTTCGCCGGGCGGTTGA